In Chitinophaga sp. HK235, a single window of DNA contains:
- a CDS encoding lipoprotein: MRRILTVITAIALLAACNKDKTAPLQPVDISVALQLSGEQNSLEIPYKGAKVTIINQTNNSKYTDSITVTNTNMVKFQQVIPGTYHITAELRVSAADYEKVTGQKVSGTVIFSGTLTATAVASSNALLVELRTGGGTDGWVFKQIYYAGSNVKDGASFRDQFIELYNNSDQVLYADSLYFAQIAGVNTALSKIDYNKGWYMTATGQYDWSKMPGNAVPNANIDFIYASAIFRIPGTGSTYPVEPGKSLIIAATAINHKIPFVDNGGTEVSVRNPDLTVDLSRAEFDVYMGDFPGKTPLSSDLKTTVTKLVVIANVNRDLIP; the protein is encoded by the coding sequence ATGAGAAGGATACTTACTGTTATCACGGCAATAGCGCTTTTAGCTGCGTGCAACAAGGATAAAACGGCTCCGCTGCAACCGGTGGATATCTCCGTTGCGCTGCAGCTTTCAGGGGAACAGAACAGCCTGGAAATTCCTTATAAAGGCGCTAAAGTCACCATCATCAACCAGACAAACAATTCAAAATACACGGACAGTATCACTGTTACCAATACCAACATGGTAAAGTTCCAGCAGGTGATACCGGGTACTTATCATATTACTGCGGAGCTGCGTGTTTCGGCTGCGGACTATGAAAAAGTTACCGGACAGAAAGTGAGTGGTACCGTTATTTTTTCAGGTACCTTAACGGCAACTGCTGTGGCCAGCTCCAACGCGCTGTTGGTGGAGCTTAGGACTGGCGGTGGTACAGACGGATGGGTGTTTAAACAGATCTATTACGCCGGTTCCAACGTCAAGGACGGTGCCAGTTTCAGAGACCAGTTTATTGAGCTCTATAACAATTCAGACCAGGTGCTCTATGCCGATAGTCTTTACTTTGCGCAGATAGCCGGTGTAAATACGGCCTTGTCAAAGATTGATTATAACAAGGGTTGGTATATGACCGCAACAGGACAGTACGACTGGTCCAAAATGCCAGGTAATGCAGTGCCCAATGCCAATATAGATTTTATCTACGCCAGTGCGATATTTCGTATACCCGGTACCGGTAGCACCTATCCCGTAGAGCCGGGCAAAAGCCTGATCATCGCTGCCACAGCCATTAACCATAAGATTCCTTTTGTCGATAACGGTGGTACTGAAGTGTCTGTCCGCAATCCGGACCTGACTGTAGATTTAAGCAGGGCGGAGTTTGATGTATATATGGGTGACTTTCCGGGTAAAACACCACTCAGCTCTGATCTGAAAACGACTGTTACGAAGCTGGTGGTAATTGCAAACGTTAACCGGGACCTGATC